CCACAACGCTGTCTTTCGTGTCGTCGTTCCCACAACGCTGTCTTTCGTGTCGTCGTTCCCACAACGATACACTGACCGCGTATCTTTATGCTCCCGTGTCAGGTAGTGACTGCCGCAATGGTTTTCAAGAAGATCACCCTTATCGGCACCAGCTCGGAAAGCTTCGACGACGCAGCGGACAACGCAATCGACCGCGCAGAAGAGACGCTCCAGAACGTCCAGTGGGCAGAGGTCGACGAACTGGGCGTCGAGGTCGCGACTGCAGACAATCGCGAGTATCAGGCTGAGGTCACCGTTGCGTTCAAACTCGAAGACTAAGCCTCCAGCCCCCATCAAAACTCGACACAGGCCACAGTACCATCCACAGGACTGAAAAACAAAACAGACGGACGACGGACGTATCGCGGTGGGTACTCCTCCTCGAGTTACGTCCGGAACGACTCGCCACAGCCACACTCACTCACGACGTTCGGGTTCTCGACGTGGAATCCCTCCGCCTGCAGTCCACTCTCGTAATCGAGGATACTTCCCTCGATATATTTCAGACTCGCCGGATCGACGAACACGCGAAGGTCGTGGTGTTCGTAAATCGTGTCGTCCTCGTCTGGCGCGTCGTCGAAGCGCATCCCGTAGGAGAGCCCCGCACATCCGCCCTGCTGAACGAACAGGCGCAGCCCGGCTTCGTTCGCGTCCATTCCCTCGCTGTCGAGCAACGAAAGCGCCTGTTCTGCGGCACTCTCGGTGATTTCAATCTCCGGGCGCGTCTCCGCCTGTCCGCCATCCATACTGTCCGTGCTCATATGCACTCATTCCCGGGCGACGATGTTAACCTTGACGCCCCCGGAACACCAGACACTGCACGACACTATACCGGCGGACGCGTTCCAACCCCGACACTCGTACCTCACTGTACACTCGCCCGCCTGGCAGCGCGGTAGTACGACCCGAACTCGAGTCGATCGTTCCGTGAGAGTTCGATGTCGTGTTCCGCGAGCAACTCGAGCATCCGTTCGACGTCACACTCGTACCACATCGCGAGGAGTCGAACGTTTCGCTGCGCGTAATCGTAGTTCCGCTCGAGAACCCGCCCGTCGGTCGGATCGACCTCACGCGGTTGCATCATACTCAACTGTGAGACGCAGCTACGTAAAACCAGGCTGGGGAGTAGCCGGGTCGTGCAAACGGTGTAGGCTCTGACTACGAGTCGTCGACCGTCTCCGCTCCGCTCCGATCCAGACGTACCCGCACGCTGTTGGCGTGTGCGTCGAGTCCCTCGGCGTCCGCGAGCGTCGTGATCGTCTCGCCGAGTTCATTGAGCCCGTCCGACGAGAGGCGCTGCACTGTCGTCGACCGAAGGAACGTCTCGACGGAGAGTCCACCAGTCACGCGTGCACCGCCGTTCGTCGGTAGAACGTGATTCGTCCCACTGGCGTAATCGCCGGCCGCGACTGGTGTTTCAGGACCCAGGAAGACGCTTCCTGCGCTATCGATGCGCTCGAGCAGTGACTCGTCGTCGTCCGCAATGATCGAGAGATGCTCTGGCGCGTACTCCTCCGTGAACAGAATGGCCTCGCTCATCGAGCGTGCCAGAAGGACGCCACTGGCATCGTTCTCGAGTGCCTGACGAATTACATCTTCGCGCTCGCTCGCGTTGGCTTGCTCGCCGACGGCGTCGGCGATTGCCGTTGCCGTGTCTGCGTCATCAGTCACGGCGACGACCGAAGCGTTTGGATCGTGTTCCGCCTGCGCAACTAACTCAGCTGCGACGAGAGTGGGATCGGCAGTCTCGTCGGCGACGACGACGATTTCGCTCGGACCGGCCAAAAAGTCGATTTCGACGTCACCGCGGACCGCTGCCTTGGCTGCGGTGACCCACTTGTTCCCCGGCCCGACTACCTTCTGGACACGCGTGATGGATTCGCTTCCGTAAGCGAGAGCCGCAATTGCCTGTGCGCCCCCGACACTATAGACTGCGTCTGCACCCGCGATGTGGATTGCCGCGAGTGTCGCTGGGTTCAGTTCATCCGCTGGCGGCGTTACAACGGAGACGTGCTCAACGCCTGCGACGACCGCCGGGACGACTCCCATGATCGCACTCGACGGATATGCTGCTTCCCCGCCGGGGACATAGACGCCAACGCGATCGATCGGTCGGAATCGTCGACCCAGTTCACGTCCGTTGCTGAACTCGCGTCGCCAGTCCTCAGGAATCTGCGCTTCGTGGAACTCTTTGACGTTGGCCGCTGCGGTTTCGATTGCTTCGCGGAGGTCCGGATCAAGCTCGTCGTACGCGCGCTCACACTCGTCCGTTATCTCGAGGTTTCCCACTTCGACACCGTCGAACTCACTTGTGAACTCACGGATAGCGACGTCTCCCTCCTCGCGGACGCGGTCGACAATCTCTCGTACATCCCCGCGAACGCTCTCAATCCCCGCATCTCGCTCGAAAAAAGCAACCCGGTCGTCCGGACCGAGATCAGCTATTTCGCGCACGTCGGTTGTCATGTATCTGCGTTGGGTTGGCAGTCGAAAAACCGTTTCCTTCCCCGCGTACGCGCAACACTTGTGGAGAGCTATTCGTGGATCGATTTGTTTGGTTATGGTGTAGTCTACGTGTCGCCTTCCGGATTCGTCTCTGAATCTTGTTCCGGATTTTCGACTGTCCAGATCCCGACTGCATCCAGTGTCGCACGCACGAAAAGGTATACAAGCAGTGTAAACCCGATAATTGCGAGGGGAGCCTGGAGCATCTCCGCGATACCACGTCCGAGGAGAAGTTGGCTGAATCCGCGAACGAAGAAACTCAGAATCACGAGCGCGAGCGCGATGATAGAGAGTTTGACGAACCCTGATTGATCCATACTCTCTGCTACGTGTCCACGAGCGCTAAATCGTGTCGGTCACACTCCATCTCGTTTAGTCCTGTTGGATAGTACAGTACTGGTCTATTACGGGAGGAACAGGATGTGTACGTTGTGATAACGGGAAATGACCGCCCTCTCGAGCCATCACTCCCCGTCAATGACCAACGTGGTTCAGACGTCGATTGAGACGACGGTCTTATATAGTAACCCTCTCCTCGTCATTAATGCGAACGACGTGGCGCACGCCGCCACGTTCCCTCTGGCCGTTTCCCGGCACGGAGGTAGGAATTGTATCCACTCCCCGTCTCTCTCCCTTTCGGGAGGTGACACTTGGGCATCGATGTCGTCTATGTCACTGCCGGTCATCCGGCAGTGCGAGACGACGCCCTTAAGTACATACGAGGATTTGGATACGATTGCAAAGAAATGCGTGACTGACGAAGCGTTCACTCGCTTCGTCGTCGGACGATTTGGGTTCGAAGGGGTTAAGTACCCCAGACGGCCTACGAATACGTCCGAAGGAAATGAGGATCCTACCCCTGCGGTCCGCCGTACAGATGGGATCTGATGTTAGCCTTGGTAGTTCGGTGACGCCCGATCGGTTCACGATCGTGGTTGGTCACCGAACGTGGACCCATGTGTGAGTGCACGAGACATTAGCATTCACCGCCAACCCCCCAGCCTTGCGCTGGGGAGACCATTCCGGTTGATCCTGCCGGAGGTCATTGCTATTGGAGTCCGATTTAGCCATGCTAGTTGTACGAGTTTAGACTCGTAGCAGATAGCTCAGTAACACGTGGCCAAACTACCCTATGGATCCAGACAACCTCGGGAAACTGAGGCTAATCTGGAATACGACTCTCATCCTGGAGTGGAGAGAGTCCGAAATGCTCCGGCGCCATAGGATGTGGCTGCGGCCGATTAGGTAGACGGTGGGGTAACGGCCCACCGTGCCAGTAATCGGTACGGGTTGTGAGAGCAAGAGCCCGGAGACGGTATCTGAGACAAGATACCGGGCCCTACGGGGCGCAGCAGGCGCGAAACCTTTACACTGCACGCCAGTGCGATAAGGGGACTCCAAGTGCGAGGGCATATAGTCCTCGCTTTTTGCGACCGTAAGGTGGTCGCGGAATAAGTGCTGGGCAAGACCGGTGCCAGCCGCCGCGGTAATACCGGCAGCACGAGTGATGACCGCTGTTATTGGGCCTAAAGCGTCCGTAGCTGGCCGCGCAAGTCTATCGGGAAATCTCTTCGCTTAACGGAGAGGCGTCCGGTGGAAACTGTGTGGCTTGGGACCGGAAGACCAGAGGGGTACGTCTGGGGTAGGAGTGAAATCCCGTAATCCTGGACGGACCACCGGTGGCGAAAGCGCCTCTGGAAGACGGATCCGACGGTGAGGGACGAAAGCTCGGGTCACGAACCGGATTAGATACCCGGGTAGTCCGAGCTGTAAACGATGTCTGCTAGGTGTGACACAGGCTACGAGCCTGTGTTGTGCCGTAGGGAAGCCGTGAAGCAGACCGCCTGGGAAGTACGTCCGCAAGGATGAAACTTAAAGGAATTGGCGGGGGAGCACTACAACCGGAGGAGCCTGCGGTTTAATTGGACTCAACGCCGGACATCTCACCAGCATCGACAATGTGCAGTGACGGTCAGTGTGATGAGCTTACCTGAGCCATTGAGAGGAGGTGCATGGCCGCCGTCAGCTCGTACCGTGAGGCGTCCTGTTAAGTCAGGCAACGAGCGAGACCCGCACTCCTAATTGCCAGCAACACCCTTGTGGTGGTTGGGTACATTAGGAGGACTGCCAGTGCCAAACTGGAGGAAGGAACGGGCAACGGTAGGTCAGTATGCCCCGAATGTGCTGGGCGACACGCGGGCTACAATGGCCACGACAGTGGGATGCAACGCCGAAAGGCGACGCTAATCTCCGAAACGTGGTCGTAGTTCGGATTGAGGGCTGAAACTCGCCCTCATGAAGCTGGATTCGGTAGTAATCGCGCCTCAGAAGGGCGCGGTGAATACGTCCCTGCTCCTTGCACACACCGCCCGTCAAAGCACCCGAGTGGGGTCCGGATGAGGCCCGGTTTCCGGGTCGAATCTGGGCTCCGCAAGGGGGCTTAAGTCGTAACAAGGTAGCCGTAGGGGAATCTGCGGCTGGATCACCTCCACAGATCGGGACTGGGGCGACGCCCCAGCCCACCTTTCAGTCCACGTTCGGTTACACCACCCACCCGCCGAACCGAACGGGCACCTTTGAACTACCAAGGCTAACGCTTCGTTCCCTCCAGTTTGGAGGGGTGGGCCCATAGCTCAGTGGGAGAGTGCCTCCTTTGCAAGGAGGATGCCCTGGGTTCAAATCCCAGTGGGTCCATATCGCGTCACGGTCTCTTTGAGATCGCGGCGCACGAACCGATGCACCACTCCGCGTAAGCGTGAGTGGGAAGGGTCAATGCAGGCCAGCCGTCTACTGGCGTGCAGATGAGACCGTGTGTACGTGTAGTCCAGGCGTCCACTGGACCCGTTCCCGGGTCACGATATGCTACACTTCTGGTGTAGCGCCGATCCGATGAACGTGGCTACTGTGCCAGCTGGTGGATCGCTCGGCTTGAGAGCTGAAGACGGACGTGCCAAGCTGCGATAAGCCTCAGGGACCCGCACGGAGGGAAAGAACTGAGGATTTCCGAATGGGAATCCCCACCGCAATTGCTTCGCGCAATGGGGAACGCCGAGAACTGAAACATCTCAGTATCGGCAGGAAAAGAAAACGTAATGTGATGTCGTTAGTACTGGCGAAGGAACGCGATACAGTCCAAACCGAAGCCTTCGGGCAATGTGGTGTTCGGACTGACGATCACTCTCCGAAACTCGACACGAAGTCTCTTGGAACAGAGCACGAGACAGGGTGACAGTCCCGTACTGTCGACGAGTAAGAGACGAGTCAGCTCCAGAGTATCGGGGGTTGGATATCCCTCGTGAATATCCCAGGCATCGACTGGGAAGACTAAACACTCCTCAAGACCGATAGCGAACAAGTAGTGTGAACGAACGCTGAAAAGCACCCCACAAAGGGAGGTGCAATAGGGCGTGAAATCAGTTGGCGATAGAGCGACAGAGCATACAAGGTCCGCCGAGTAACGACCGAGACGCGAGTCTCTAGTAGGAATCGACGGAAGCCGATGTTCTGTCGTACGTTTTGAAAAACGAACCAGGGAGTGTGCCTGATTGACGAGTCTAACTCGAGAATCGAGGAAGGCGTAGGGAAACCGACATGGCCGCAGTCTTACGACGAGGGCCGCCGTGTTCAAGCGCGGGGAGTCAATCGGGCACGACCCGAAACTGGATGATCTAGACGTGGGCAAGGTGAAGCGTGCCGAAAGGCACGTGGAGGCCTGTTAGTGTTGGTGTCCTACAATACCCTCACGTGACCTACGTCTAGGGGTGAAAGGCCCATCGAATCCGGAAACAGCTGGTTCCAACCGAAAGATGTCGAAGCATCACCTCTGCCGAGATAGTTCATGGGGTAGAGCGACGGATTGGGGGACCGCACTCCGAGAGGAGTGCGCCCCCCTGTCCAACTCCGAACCTATGAACGTCGTTCGACGCAGGGAGTCCGGTGCACGGGGTAAGCCTGTGTACCGTAAGGGAGACAACCCAGAGCTGGGTTAAGGTCCCAAAGTGTGGATTAAGTGCGATCGAAGGTGGTCTCAAGCCCTAGACAGCCGGGAGGTGAGCTTAGAAGCAGCTACCCTCTAAGAAAAGCGTAACAGCTTACCGGCCGAGGTTTGAGGCGCCCAAAATGATCGGGGCTCAAA
The DNA window shown above is from Natrialba magadii ATCC 43099 and carries:
- a CDS encoding dodecin; the encoded protein is MVFKKITLIGTSSESFDDAADNAIDRAEETLQNVQWAEVDELGVEVATADNREYQAEVTVAFKLED
- a CDS encoding HesB/IscA family protein, with the translated sequence MSTDSMDGGQAETRPEIEITESAAEQALSLLDSEGMDANEAGLRLFVQQGGCAGLSYGMRFDDAPDEDDTIYEHHDLRVFVDPASLKYIEGSILDYESGLQAEGFHVENPNVVSECGCGESFRT
- the hisD gene encoding histidinol dehydrogenase, which translates into the protein MTTDVREIADLGPDDRVAFFERDAGIESVRGDVREIVDRVREEGDVAIREFTSEFDGVEVGNLEITDECERAYDELDPDLREAIETAAANVKEFHEAQIPEDWRREFSNGRELGRRFRPIDRVGVYVPGGEAAYPSSAIMGVVPAVVAGVEHVSVVTPPADELNPATLAAIHIAGADAVYSVGGAQAIAALAYGSESITRVQKVVGPGNKWVTAAKAAVRGDVEIDFLAGPSEIVVVADETADPTLVAAELVAQAEHDPNASVVAVTDDADTATAIADAVGEQANASEREDVIRQALENDASGVLLARSMSEAILFTEEYAPEHLSIIADDDESLLERIDSAGSVFLGPETPVAAGDYASGTNHVLPTNGGARVTGGLSVETFLRSTTVQRLSSDGLNELGETITTLADAEGLDAHANSVRVRLDRSGAETVDDS